Proteins encoded within one genomic window of Scheffersomyces stipitis CBS 6054 chromosome 3, complete sequence:
- a CDS encoding predicted protein (go_component membrane~go_function ATP binding~go_process transport) yields the protein MSQSFDDFLKQQQGQKGSAGRGNSRFTNNQGNYQAGGSFPQTPNESLPNSGTATPKTPNANASSTSLNSLSSALSKLNVGDVPFQENLANLDKAAKIADVRPEVDAITETFVVESISSVNEYKLNNIVKSLAKPKNSAFVREASLLIIQQLAVKLGGQTPKESYLVQFFSTAYDLFADKDKNVVKAAKSATDTLYGIFPVEALGTIVLDEFLKYLSSSAKWNSKVAALATFDRLVEEVPADLLELTFVRAVPVLTDLATDFKPELAKHGLSSLKKFVKVLDNLDLQNKYDLIVETLADPSKVTECIKNLSSVTFVAEVTEPALSLLVPILDKSLKMSSSSNDQLRQTVTVTENLTRLVNNKREIETFIPILLPGVEKVVNNASLPEVRDLGAKALKVLKDAESEQTDGKFHGRITLEQAQKFYIENLDSESAAIVHTLDFSDDIIAQYLSKVLQADAHVNDWKRLKEYLELLVNTSESISEEQKNQYVDKVIENLRNLYDADTGKSNEDDDGAIEIVNADFSLAYGSRMLLNKTTLRLLKGHRYGLCGRNGAGKSTLMRAISKGQLEGFPSADELRTCFVEHKLQGSEADMDLVSFIASDPELAGIERSQISEALINVGFTQERLEQQVGSLSGGWKMKLELARAMLMKADVLLLDEPTNHLDVANVKWLEDYLVEHTEITSLIVSHDSGFLDAVCTDIIHYENKKLAYYKGNLSEFVKVKPEGKSYYTLSDSVVQMHFPPPGILTGVKSNTRSVARMSNVTFCYPGAAKPQMKNVSCSLSLSSRVGIIGPNGAGKSTLIKLLTGELVPNEGKVEKHPNLRIGYIAQHALQHVEQHKEKTANQYLQWRYRFGDDREVLLKDSRKISEEEKEQMAKEIDVDDGRGPRAIEAIVGRQKLKKSFQYEVKWKFWLPKYNSWVPREVLLEHGFDKLIQNFDDHEASREGLGYRELTPSVIRKHFEDVGLDGDIADHTPMGSLSGGQLVKVVIAGAMWNNPHLLVLDEPTNYLDRDSLGGLAMAIREWAGGVVMISHNNEFVGALCPEQWHVANGEFIQKGTVAVDNARFEDQGGDSTGTSPAISRSSTPRPDDDDSPANIKVRQRKKKMTRNEKKLQAERRRLRYIEWLSSPKGTPKPIDTDDEDE from the exons ATGTCGCAATCGTTtgatgacttcttgaaacagCAGCAGGGCCAAAAAGGCTCTGCTGGCCGTGGTAATTCTAGATTCACCAATAACCA AGGCAACTACCAGGCCGGTGGATCTTTTCCACAGACCCCCAACGAGTCTTTGCCCAATTCTGGAACTGCCACCCCTAAGACTCCTAATGCAAACGCTTCAAGTACTTCGTTGAATTCTCTTTCGTCTGCCTTAAGTAAGCTCAATGTAGGAGACGTTCCCTTCCAGGAAAACTTGGCCAATCTTGACAAGGCAGCAAAGATTGCCGACGTCAGACCAGAAGTGGATGCTATCACTGAGACATTTGTTGTCGAATCTATATCCTCCGTCAATGAGTACAAGCTcaacaatattgtcaagTCTTTGGCCAAGCCCAAGAACTCAGCTTTTGTCAGAGAAGCTTCGCTTTTGATTATCCAGCAATTGGCTGTGAAGCTTGGGGGTCAAACTCCTAAGGAGTCGTACTTGGTCCAGTTTTTCCTGACCGCATACGACTTATTTGCTGATAAAGACAAAAATGTTGTCAAAGCTGCAAAGTCTGCCACCGACACTTTATACGGGATCTTTCCCGTAGAAGCTCTTGGTACAATTGTGCTTGACGAATTTTTAAAATACTTGTCGTCGTCGGCTAAGTGGAATTCGAAGGTCGCCGCTTTGGCCACTTTTGATAGATTGGTAGAGGAAGTTCCTGCTGATTTATTGGAATTGACATTTGTTAGAGCCGTTCCTGTCTTAACAGACTTGGCTACGGATTTCAAACCTGAATTAGCCAAGCACGGTTTGTCctctttgaagaaatttgTCAAAGTATTAGACAACTTAGATTTGCAGAACAAGTACGATTTGATTGTAGAGACCTTGGCTGATCCCTCTAAGGTCACCGAGTGtatcaagaacttgtcttCTGTCACGTTTGTAGCTGAAGTGACAGAACCTGCTTTGTCATTGTTGGTTCCGATTTTGGAcaagtctttgaagatgtcatcCTCTTCCAACGATCAGTTGAGGCAAACTGTTACTGTTACAGAGAACTTGACCAGATTGGTTAACAACAAGAGAGAAATCGAAACGTTCATCCCCATCTTGTTGCCTGGTGTAGAAAAAGTCGTCAACAATGCATCTTTGCCTGAAGTGAGAGACTTGGGTGCCAAAGCcttgaaggtgttgaaggaTGCTGAAAGTGAGCAGACAGACGGAAAGTTCCATGGCAGAATCACTTTGGAACAAGCCCAAAAATTCTATATTGAAAACCTCGACTCTGAGTCTGCAGCCATTGTACATACTTTGGACTTTTCTGACGACATCATAGCTCAATACTTGAGCAAGGTCTTGCAAGCCGATGCTCATGTCAATGATTGGAAGCGTTTGAAGGAATACTTAGAGTTACTTGTAAACACTTCTGAATCCATTTCTGAAGAGCAAAAGAATCAATATGTCGACAAGGTTATTGAAAACTTGAGAAACTTGTACGACGCCGACACTGGCAAGtccaacgaagacgacgatgGTGCCATAGAGATCGTCAACGCCGACTTCTCGTTGGCATATGGGTCTCGtatgttgttgaacaagacaaCTTTGCGTCTTTTGAAGGGTCACCGTTATGGTTTATGTGGAAGAAACGGTGCTGGTAAGTCAACTTTGATGAGAGCTATTTCCAAGGGACAATTAGAAGGATTCCCATCAGCTGACGAGTTGCGAACTTGTTTTGTTGAACACAAATTACAGGGCTCCGAAGCCGATATGGACTTAGTGAGCTTCATTGCTTCGGATCCTGAGTTAGCTGGTATTGAAAGAAGCCAAATCTCAGAAGCTTTGATCAATGTTGGTTTCACTCAAGAAAGATTGGAGCAACAAGTCGGTTCTCTTTCTGGTGgttggaagatgaagttggagttggCCAGGGCAATGTTGATGAAGGCAGATGTGCTCTTATTGGATGAACCAACCAATCACTTGGATGTTGCTAATGTCAAATGGTTGGAAGATTACTTGGTGGAACACACTGAGATTACGTCCTTAATTGTTTCGCATGACTCCGGTTTCTTGGATGCTGTTTGTACTGACATTATCCACTAcgaaaacaagaaattggctTACTACAAGGGTAACTTGTCTGAGTTCGTCAAGGTCAAGCCAGAAGGAAAGTCTTATTACACTTTATCTGACTCTGTAGTCCAGATGCACTTCCCACCACCTGGTATTTTAACCGGGGTTAAGTCCAACACTCGTTCTGTGGCCCGTATGTCTAACGTTACTTTCTGCTATCCTGGTGCTGCTAAGCCTCAGATGAAGAACGTTTCCTGTTCGTTGTCGTTGTCGTCTAGAGTTGGTATCATTGGTCCTAATGGTGCTGGTAAGTCCACTTTGATCAAGTTATTGACTGGGGAGTTGGTTCCTAACGAAGGTAAGGTTGAGAAGCATCCTAACTTGAGAATCGGATATATTGCCCAGCACGCTTTGCAACACGTAGAACAGCACAAGGAAAAGACTGCCAATCAGTACTTGCAATGGCGTTACCGTTTCGGGGACGATCGTGAagtcttgttgaaggactCGCGTAAGATTTCTGAAGAGGAAAAGGAGCAGATGGCTAAGGAAATAGATGTCGATGACGGAAGGGGACCAAGAGCCATCGAAGCTATTGTAGGTAgacagaagttgaagaagtcgttCCAGTACGAAGTCAAGTGGAAGTTCTGGTTGCCCAAATACAACTCGTGGGTACCCAGAGAAGTTTTGTTGGAACACGGAttcgacaagttgatccagaactTTGACGATCACGAAGCTTCTAGGGAAGGTTTGGGTTACAGAGAGCTCACACCATCTGTGATTAGAAAGCATTTCGAAGACGTCGGTTTGGATGGTGACATTGCTGACCACACTCCTATGGGCTCATTGTCTGGAGGTCAATTGGTGAAGGTTGTCATTGCTGGGGCCATGTGGAATAACCCCCACTTGTTAGTCTTGGATGAACCTACCAATTATTTGGACAGAGACTCCTTGGGAGGTTTGGCCATGGCTATCAGAGAATGGGCTGGAGGTGTGGTGATGATTTCACACAACAATGAATTCGTCGGAGCCTTGTGTCCTGAACAGTGGCACGTAGCAAACGGTGAGTTTATCCAGAAGGGCACTGTAGCTGTAGACAATGCTCGTTTCGAAGATCAGGGAGGAGACTCTACTGGTACTTCTCCTGCCATCTCTAGATCGTCAACTCCTAGACcagatgatgatgattctCCTGCCAACATCAAGGTTAGgcagagaaagaagaagatgacaagaaacgaaaagaagttgcaggctgaaagaagaagattgagaTACATTGAATGGTTGTCGTCTCCAAAGGGTACTCCAAAGCCTATTGATActgatgacgaagatgagTAG
- a CDS encoding predicted protein (go_component proteasome core complex (sensu Eukaryota)~go_function endopeptidase activity~go_process ubiquitin-dependent protein catabolism), producing MADRYSFSLTTFSPSGKLVQIEYALNAVKQGVTTIGIKSANGVVLATERKANSPLIKSDTNVKVELITPDIGMTYSGMGPDFRVLVDRARKLAHTNYKRIYNEYPPVRILVQEIAKVMQESTQSGGIRPFGVSLLVGGYDQHSEQFQLYQVDPSGSYFPWKATAIGKTSNSAKTFLEKRWNEDLELEDAIHVALLALKESVDGELTGENLDIAIISDAQEHLLGFKGTSLEGPRYKKLTAEEINDRLEAL from the coding sequence ATGGCTGACAGATACTCGTTTTCGTTGACGACGTTTTCGCCTAGCGGGAAGTTGGTCCAGATCGAGTATGCTCTTAACGCAGTCAAACAGGGTGTGACCACCATCGGGATCAAGTCCGCCAACGGTGTTGTTCTTGCCACAGAGAGAAAGGCTAATTCTCCACTCATAAAGAGCGATACCAACGTCAAAGTCGAATTGATCACCCCAGACATCGGCATGACATACTCCGGAATGGGACCTGACTTCCGAGTACTTGTAGATAGAGCACGGAAGTTGGCACACACTAATTACAAGCGGATTTACAACGAATATCCTCCTGTAAGAATATTGGTTCAGGAGATCGCCAAAGTTATGCAAGAATCCACTCAGTCTGGAGGTATAAGACCATTTGGTGTATCGCTTCTTGTTGGAGGCTATGACCAACACTCTGAACAGTTCCAGTTGTACCAGGTTGATCCCTCAGGTTCTTATTTCCCCTGGAAGGCTACTGCCATTGGTAAGACTTCCAACTCTGCGAAAacattcttggaaaagagaTGGAACGAAGACTTGGAGTTGGAAGATGCCATTCACGTGGCATTGCTCGCATTAAAAGAGTCTGTAGATGGTGAGTTGACAGGTGAGAACTTGGACATCGCCATTATCAGTGATGCTCAGGAACACTTGTTGGGATTCAAAGGTACAAGTTTAGAGGGACCACGGTACAAGAAGCTTACTGCTGAAGAGATCAATGACAGATTAGAAGCATTGTAG
- a CDS encoding predicted protein, whose amino-acid sequence TKKRSSKKILDAFQIAERAENGSDSDNYNSGSDDDLTVQDGVLDASKFFKESRRPDGKFDDEEIDSDEALGSDDDYDILNSKFSQTIRDKAKKRKTKEKKRRRGEQVSSDESEEEEDEDEAGYASIDESQLVSLSEAWDMDDADLEKHSKSKSKSKSDSNKNELVFDEDAWETESSQESDSDEEDEEDEGEDLEVESEEDIFRNESGEEEDDELDLSHTVSHLKSQMKKPEIQKKRLLTETREENEFVLPTGGNKLSLSEMMAAVDSSVSNEAFLIDKDAEKSKALATPLPKRIQERHERKAAYEITKEEVSKWEDAVQSNRQAEVLKFPLNATVTHNDTASTFKTSTEPTTELEKRIHDVLTESSLLDDKKEATFEEIAVAKMSAEEMKKRTNELRLMRELMFRDEKRAKRIKKIKSKQYHKIQKKERLRNQELVEGSDAESDGEDHDLKRARERMTLKHKTQSSWAKSMIKSGLSKDSNNRAELEEMLRQGEKLRAKQLGYEDGDQSDEGVSDIERDYSNDDENADESIKKLGKGVLGMDFMRNAEERSRQSNLKELEELRRLENEKDLDSFEDSNSALSSSKNQGRRVYAPSAASANAELNTVNQITIAEITEEESGNLTNKLSKKFDVVDSTKQKQKSKEIKEQDVNENEEEELNPWLVTSANETSQKSQKITVVDKSSSKLAKAAAKIAKSKKRKQGKNYEDEDVIDMGESMKIVDHHPGSESEDEDVNEVRMFKQKDLIKQAFAGDDVVQEFEIEKKRVVREEDDKEEDMTLPGWGDWAGGNKKSKKRKVVRKVDGVVQKDKRKDKNLKNVIINEKVNKKNLKYQSSAVPFPFESREQYERSLRMPLGQEWTSRETHQRMTMPRIITKQGTVIDPLKAPFK is encoded by the coding sequence ACCAAAAAGCGTAGTTCCAAGAAAATCTTGGACGCTTTCCAGATAGCAGAACGAGCTGAAAATGGCTCCGACAGCGACAACTACAACTCTGGAAGCGACGATGATCTCACAGTACAAGACGGAGTTCTAGATGCTTCgaaattcttcaaggaGCTGAGAAGACCCGACGGCAAGTTcgacgatgaagaaattgactCTGATGAAGCTTTGGGCTCGGACGATGACTACGACATTTTGAACTCGAAGTTTTCGCAGACTATAAGAGACAAAGcaaaaaagagaaagacgaaggagaagaagagaagaagaggagaaCAAGTTAGCAGTGATGAAAgtgaggaagaagaagatgaagatgaagctgGGTATGCCAGTATTGACGAATCACAGTTGGTTTCGTTGTCCGAAGCTTGGGATATGGACGATGCTGATTTGGAAAAACATAGTAAGTCTAAGTCTAAGTCAAAGTCTGATTCCAATAAGAATGAATTGGtttttgatgaagatgcCTGGGAGACTGAATCATCACAAGAGTCTgattctgatgaagaagacgaggaagatgaaggtGAAGATTTAGAAGTGGAATCTGAAGAGGATATCTTCAGAAATGagtctggagaagaagaagacgacgaacTTGATTTATCACACACTGTTTCACACTTAAAATctcagatgaagaagccagaaatacaaaaaaaaCGATTATTGACTGAAACCAGAGAAGAGAACGAATTTGTTTTGCCTACAGGGGGTAACAAGTTATCTTTGAGTGAGATGATGGCAGCTGTAGATTCCAGTGTTTCCAATGAAGCATTTTTAATTGACAAGGatgctgaaaaatccaaAGCTTTGGCCACTCCATTGCCCAAGAGAATACAGGAGAGACACGAGAGGAAAGCTGCTTACGAAATCACAAAAGAAGAGGTTAGTAAATGGGAGGATGCGGTGCAGTCTAACAGGCAAGCAGAAGTGTTGAAATTCCCCTTGAATGCCACTGTTACACATAACGATACTGCAAGTACATTCAAAACATCCACTGAGCCCACTACTGAGTTGGAAAAGCGTATTCATGATGTTTTGACAGAATCATCATTGTTGgacgacaagaaggaagccACTTTCGAAGAGATAGCTGTTGCCAAAATGTCTGCTGAAGAGATGAAAAAAAGAACCAATGAGTTACGTTTGATGAGAGAATTGATGTTCAGAGATGAAAAGAGAGCTAAAAGaataaagaagatcaaatcCAAGCAGTACCAcaagatccagaagaaggaaagattGAGAAATCAGGAATTAGTGGAAGGTTCTGATGCTGAGAGCGATGGTGAGGACCACGACTTGAAGAGAGCAAGAGAGAGAATGACTTTAAAACACAAAACACAGTCAAGTTGGGCCAAGTCAATGATCAAATCTGGATTATCCAAAGATTCTAATAACAGAGCtgagttggaagaaatgtTGAGACAGGGCGAAAAGTTACGGGCCAAACAATTGGGCTATGAAGATGGAGATCAGAGTGACGAAGGAGTCTCAGATATCGAAAGGGATTATTCCAACGACGACGAGAATGCTGACGAAAGTATCAAGAAGCTCGGAAAGGGTGTTTTGGGAATGGACTTCATGAGAAATGccgaagaaagaagtagGCAGTCCAACTTAaaggagttggaagaattaagaagattggaaaatgaaaaggATTTAGATTCATTCGAAGATTCGAACAGTGCTCTAAGCTCTAGCAAGaaccaaggaagaagagtctATGCTCCATCGGCTGCAAGTGCCAATGCCGAGCTAAACACTGTAAACCAGATTACCATTGCTGAAAttactgaagaagaatctggCAATTTGACGAATAAACTCAGCAAGAAGTTCGATGTCGTGGATTCGACTAAGCAAAAGCAAAAGTctaaagaaatcaaagaacaagatgtaaacgaaaatgaagaagaagaattaaatCCTTGGTTGGTTACTTCGGCAAATGAAACTTCTCAGAAGTCACAGAAAATTACTGTTGTAGACAAATCGTCTTCGAAGTTGGCTAAGGCTGCTGCTAAGATTGCCAAAtccaaaaagagaaagcaaGGCAAAAATTATGAAGACGAGGATGTGATTGATATGGGCGAATCGATGAAGATTGTGGATCATCATCCAGGCAGTGagtctgaagatgaagacgtTAACGAGGTTAGAATGTTCAAACAAAAGGATTTGATCAAACAGGCCTTTGCTGGTGATGACGtggttcaagaatttgaaatagaaaagaaaagagtcgtcagagaagaagatgataaggaagaagatatgACCTTACCCGGTTGGGGTGACTGGGCTGGAGGTAACaaaaagtccaagaagagaaaagttgTTCGTAAGGTTGACGGTGTTGTTCAAAAGGACAAGAGAAAGGataagaatttgaaaaacGTGATCATCAACGAAAAggtcaacaagaagaacttgaagtacCAGTCGTCTGCTGTCCCATTCCCATTTGAGTCCAGAGAACAATACGAAAGATCGTTGAGAATGCCACTTGGACAAGAATGGACTTCCAGAGAAACCCATCAAAGAATGACGATGCCTAGAATTATCACCAAGCAAGGTACAGTTATCGATCCATTGAAAGCCCCATTTAAGTAG